From a region of the Listeria monocytogenes ATCC 19117 genome:
- a CDS encoding pseudouridine synthase has translation MERLQKVIANAGITSRRKAEKLIQEGKVTVNGKVVTELGVKVSGTERIEVEGIQLTKEEHRYFLFYKPRGTVSAVTDDKGRTTVADYFADIPERLYPVGRLDYDTSGLLLMTNDGDFANLLMHPKNEVSKTYIARIKGIPEREVIRQLERGVVIDGRKTAPAKVKVRSSDKTKDKAIVEITIHEGRNRQVRKMFEAVGFEVQKLSREEYSFLNLRGLNAGERRELSHHEVKQLKTEARFGKNKK, from the coding sequence ATGGAACGTTTACAAAAAGTGATTGCAAATGCAGGTATTACTTCAAGAAGAAAAGCAGAAAAGCTTATTCAAGAAGGTAAAGTAACAGTGAACGGGAAAGTAGTCACAGAATTAGGTGTGAAAGTTAGTGGTACGGAGCGAATTGAAGTTGAGGGAATTCAACTAACAAAAGAAGAACATCGCTATTTCCTTTTTTATAAGCCAAGAGGAACGGTTTCGGCTGTAACAGATGATAAAGGTCGTACAACTGTAGCGGATTATTTTGCAGATATTCCTGAAAGATTATACCCAGTAGGGCGACTTGATTATGATACATCTGGTTTATTATTAATGACCAATGATGGGGATTTCGCTAACTTACTAATGCATCCGAAAAATGAAGTTTCCAAAACATATATCGCACGAATCAAAGGTATTCCTGAACGTGAAGTGATTCGTCAGTTAGAACGTGGTGTGGTGATTGATGGTCGCAAAACAGCCCCAGCAAAAGTAAAAGTACGTTCTTCTGATAAAACGAAAGATAAAGCTATTGTAGAAATCACGATTCATGAAGGTAGAAATCGTCAAGTCCGTAAAATGTTTGAGGCTGTTGGTTTTGAAGTGCAAAAATTATCAAGGGAAGAATACTCGTTCTTGAATTTACGCGGTTTAAACGCAGGTGAGCGTAGAGAATTATCACATCATGAAGTAAAACAATTAAAAACAGAAGCAAGATTTGGTAAAAATAAAAAGTAA
- the scpB gene encoding SMC-Scp complex subunit ScpB, protein MNREEQLGVLESLLFAAGDAGLSTEQLTEVMEITHIEALNLLELLSDRYNGSADRGLILLELAGTFQLATKKAHAEFLRKLVDVPSNTVLSQASLETLAIIAYRQPVTRMEVDEVRGVQTDGPIRTLVAKGLVTDKGRVDGAGRAKLYVTTSEFLDAFGLNSLEDLPKLADPATDEPDQNEMDLFFDRFNQSKEQEEE, encoded by the coding sequence GTGAACAGAGAAGAACAATTAGGCGTATTAGAGAGTTTGCTTTTTGCGGCGGGAGATGCGGGGCTTTCAACGGAACAATTAACTGAAGTCATGGAAATTACGCACATTGAAGCACTCAATTTACTAGAACTTTTAAGTGATCGATACAACGGAAGTGCTGACAGAGGTTTAATTCTTTTGGAGCTTGCTGGAACATTTCAATTAGCTACGAAAAAAGCGCATGCAGAATTTTTACGTAAATTAGTCGATGTTCCAAGCAACACCGTTTTATCGCAAGCATCATTAGAGACATTAGCAATTATTGCTTACCGCCAACCAGTTACAAGAATGGAAGTAGACGAGGTTCGCGGCGTTCAAACAGATGGACCGATTCGAACTTTAGTAGCCAAAGGACTTGTAACGGATAAAGGTCGTGTCGACGGAGCTGGACGAGCAAAACTTTACGTTACTACAAGTGAGTTTTTAGATGCTTTTGGACTTAATTCTCTAGAGGATTTACCAAAACTTGCTGATCCAGCGACAGATGAACCAGATCAGAATGAAATGGACCTGTTTTTTGACCGGTTTAACCAAAGTAAAGAACAGGAGGAGGAATAA
- a CDS encoding segregation/condensation protein A, whose protein sequence is MVEMNFKVDAFEGPLDLLLHLIGQLEVDIYDIPMAEITDQYMEFVHTMQEMELDVASEYLVMAATLLAIKSKMLLPKQELEIDYDTLEEEEDPRDALVEKLMEYKRFKEAAKELKEKEAERSFYFSKPPMDLAEYDDGTKVAELDVSLNDMLSAFNKMLRRKKLNKPLHTRITTQEISIDQRMDSVLEKLNLQVNHRLRFDELFEEQTKEQLVVTFLALLELMKRKLVEVEQAESFADLYVQGKGEEIS, encoded by the coding sequence ATGGTAGAAATGAATTTTAAAGTGGACGCGTTTGAAGGACCGCTTGACTTACTTCTTCATTTAATTGGACAACTAGAAGTCGATATTTATGACATCCCTATGGCTGAAATTACGGACCAATACATGGAATTTGTTCATACAATGCAAGAAATGGAATTAGATGTCGCGAGTGAATATTTAGTGATGGCAGCAACTTTACTAGCAATTAAAAGTAAGATGCTACTTCCAAAGCAAGAACTGGAAATCGATTATGATACACTAGAAGAGGAAGAGGATCCTCGTGATGCTTTAGTCGAAAAACTAATGGAATACAAACGATTCAAAGAAGCCGCAAAAGAATTAAAAGAAAAAGAGGCGGAACGGAGCTTTTATTTCAGTAAACCTCCAATGGATTTAGCAGAATATGATGATGGTACTAAGGTGGCAGAACTGGACGTATCATTAAACGATATGCTAAGTGCTTTTAACAAAATGCTACGTCGGAAAAAGTTAAATAAACCTCTCCATACAAGAATTACAACACAAGAAATCTCCATTGATCAAAGAATGGATTCTGTTTTAGAAAAATTAAATTTACAAGTCAATCATCGCTTGCGATTTGACGAGTTATTTGAAGAACAAACGAAAGAGCAACTTGTCGTTACGTTTTTGGCTTTGTTAGAATTAATGAAGCGAAAATTGGTCGAAGTAGAACAAGCGGAAAGTTTTGCGGATTTATATGTGCAAGGTAAAGGGGAAGAAATATCGTGA
- the lysA gene encoding diaminopimelate decarboxylase, translated as MTFERLGTMNVNAEGHLEIGGVDTLKLTEKYGTPLYVYDVALIRDRARGFKKTFEELGVKAQVAYASKAFSAVAIYQLMAEEGLSLDVVSGGELYTAIKANFPPERIHFHGNNKSAEEIHMALDYGIGCFVIDNYYEISLLEDILIERNEKASVLIRVTPGIEAHTHDYILTGQDDSKFGFGLTNGQAEKAIKQVLHASASFDLIGLHCHIGSQIFETTGFKLAARRIMDKLVEWHQTLGFDSKVLNLGGGFGVRYTAEDEPLEPSEYVRQIMDEVRDVANNNDIDIPEIWIEPGRSLVGEAGTTLYKVGSRKEVPGIRNYIAVDGGMSDNIRPALYDAHYDAVLAANPEKVAEETVAIAGKCCESGDMLIWDLPLPKSNAGEVLAVFCTGAYGYAMASNYNRIPRPPVVFVENGVDKLIVARETYENLVQNDLSL; from the coding sequence GTGACGTTTGAACGGCTTGGAACAATGAATGTAAATGCAGAAGGACATCTCGAAATTGGAGGGGTGGACACTTTAAAGCTTACTGAAAAATATGGTACGCCACTTTACGTTTATGATGTAGCGCTAATCCGTGACCGAGCAAGAGGATTTAAGAAAACATTCGAGGAACTAGGCGTAAAAGCACAAGTGGCTTATGCGAGCAAAGCATTTTCTGCAGTAGCGATTTATCAGCTGATGGCCGAAGAAGGTTTATCACTAGATGTTGTTTCAGGCGGAGAACTTTATACAGCAATTAAAGCAAATTTTCCTCCTGAGAGAATTCATTTTCACGGAAATAATAAAAGTGCAGAAGAAATACATATGGCGCTTGACTATGGCATCGGTTGTTTTGTTATCGATAATTATTATGAAATTAGTTTATTAGAAGATATATTAATAGAACGAAATGAAAAGGCATCGGTTTTAATTCGCGTGACACCGGGGATAGAAGCTCATACACATGACTATATTTTAACAGGCCAAGATGATTCGAAATTTGGATTTGGACTTACAAATGGACAAGCTGAAAAAGCGATTAAACAAGTGCTTCATGCAAGTGCGTCCTTTGATTTAATTGGCCTACACTGTCATATTGGGTCGCAAATTTTTGAAACAACGGGTTTTAAATTAGCGGCTCGTCGTATTATGGATAAATTAGTTGAATGGCACCAAACGCTGGGATTTGATTCCAAAGTACTTAATCTTGGTGGCGGTTTCGGTGTCCGTTATACGGCAGAAGATGAACCTCTTGAACCTAGCGAATATGTGCGCCAAATTATGGATGAAGTGCGGGATGTGGCTAATAATAACGATATTGATATTCCAGAAATTTGGATTGAGCCAGGTCGTTCCCTTGTTGGTGAAGCAGGTACAACACTTTATAAAGTTGGATCGCGTAAAGAAGTTCCGGGAATTCGGAATTATATCGCAGTTGACGGCGGCATGTCTGATAATATCCGTCCAGCGTTATATGATGCGCATTACGATGCTGTTCTTGCGGCAAACCCAGAGAAAGTCGCAGAAGAAACAGTGGCTATCGCAGGAAAATGCTGTGAGTCTGGTGATATGTTAATATGGGACTTACCACTACCGAAATCAAACGCCGGTGAAGTTTTGGCGGTATTTTGTACTGGAGCCTATGGTTATGCGATGGCAAGTAATTATAACCGTATCCCAAGACCACCAGTTGTTTTTGTGGAAAACGGAGTCGATAAATTAATCGTTGCCCGCGAAACATATGAAAATTTAGTGCAAAATGATCTTTCATTATAG
- a CDS encoding purine-nucleoside phosphorylase produces the protein MSLEKVNEAVVKIRESYNGTPKIGLILGSGLGVLADEVNNPTKLSYSEIPHFPVSTVEGHAGQFVFGELENKEVVAMQGRFHFYEGYSMQDVTFPVRVMKELGVEVLVVTNAAGGVNELYSAGDLMLISDHINFTGTNPLIGPNDEHFGPRFPDMSEAYNLALRVDARLIAQELNLTIREGVYAGFSGPTYETPAEIQMMRTLGADAVGMSTVPEVIIANHAGLRVLGISCITNMAAGILDQPLSHTEVIETTDQVRSTFLQYVKAIVAKIS, from the coding sequence ATGAGTTTAGAAAAAGTAAATGAAGCAGTTGTGAAAATTAGAGAAAGTTACAATGGTACACCAAAAATTGGTTTGATTCTTGGTTCAGGTTTAGGTGTGCTTGCGGATGAAGTAAACAATCCGACAAAACTTTCTTATAGCGAAATCCCACATTTTCCTGTTTCGACAGTAGAAGGACATGCTGGCCAATTTGTTTTTGGTGAGTTGGAAAATAAAGAAGTTGTTGCAATGCAAGGACGTTTCCACTTTTATGAAGGCTATTCAATGCAAGATGTTACTTTCCCAGTTCGTGTGATGAAAGAGCTTGGTGTAGAAGTGCTTGTTGTGACGAATGCGGCAGGTGGCGTAAATGAATTATATTCTGCTGGAGACTTAATGTTGATTTCTGATCACATTAACTTTACTGGAACGAACCCGCTTATTGGACCAAATGATGAGCATTTTGGACCGCGTTTCCCAGATATGTCCGAGGCGTATAATTTAGCTCTACGTGTGGATGCTAGACTTATTGCTCAAGAACTTAATTTGACTATCCGTGAAGGTGTTTATGCTGGATTTAGCGGTCCAACTTACGAAACACCTGCTGAAATTCAAATGATGCGCACACTTGGTGCAGATGCAGTTGGGATGTCCACTGTACCGGAAGTAATCATTGCGAACCATGCTGGATTACGAGTGCTAGGTATTTCTTGTATTACCAATATGGCAGCCGGAATTCTGGATCAACCACTTTCTCATACGGAAGTTATTGAAACAACAGATCAAGTTCGTAGCACGTTTTTACAATATGTAAAAGCTATTGTTGCTAAAATTTCTTAA
- the deoB gene encoding phosphopentomutase, whose amino-acid sequence MPDKFKRVHVVVMDSVGIGEAPDAAKFGDFDVDTFGHIAKHVGGLKMPEMGKLGLSNIREIDGIKKAEKPLAYYTKMQEASNGKDTMTGHWEIMGLYIDTPFRVFPDGFPDDLINQIEEKTGRKVIGNKPASGTEIMAELGEEHVKTGALIVYTSADSVLQIAAHEDVVPLEELYEICEFCRKITLDDPYMLGRIIARPFVGEPGAFVRTPNRHDYALKPFKPTVMDALKDGGKDVIAIGKISDIFDGEGVTESIRTKSNMDGMDQFIAVLDKDFNGMSFLNLVDFDALFGHRRDPQGYADALVDFDGRLVEVMEKLTDDDLLIITADHGNDPTYSGTDHTREFVPLLVYSPRFKNGGSELELRKTFADLGATVADNFEVKMPEYGTSFLKDLK is encoded by the coding sequence ATGCCAGATAAATTTAAACGAGTACATGTAGTTGTAATGGATTCAGTTGGTATTGGAGAAGCACCAGATGCTGCTAAATTTGGTGATTTTGATGTAGATACATTTGGACATATTGCCAAACACGTCGGCGGACTAAAAATGCCTGAAATGGGCAAATTAGGTCTATCGAATATTCGAGAAATAGACGGAATTAAAAAAGCAGAAAAACCACTTGCTTACTATACAAAAATGCAAGAAGCTTCGAACGGTAAAGATACAATGACGGGTCACTGGGAAATCATGGGCCTATACATTGACACGCCTTTCCGCGTATTCCCAGATGGATTTCCGGATGATTTAATCAACCAAATTGAAGAAAAAACAGGACGTAAAGTAATTGGAAATAAACCAGCGAGCGGAACAGAAATTATGGCTGAACTTGGAGAAGAGCATGTGAAAACAGGTGCGCTTATTGTTTACACATCAGCTGACTCAGTTTTACAAATTGCAGCACATGAAGATGTCGTACCTTTGGAAGAATTATATGAAATCTGTGAATTCTGCCGTAAAATTACACTAGATGACCCGTACATGCTTGGTCGTATTATCGCTCGTCCATTTGTCGGCGAACCAGGTGCGTTTGTTAGAACGCCAAATCGCCATGACTATGCGCTAAAACCATTTAAACCAACTGTAATGGATGCTTTAAAAGATGGCGGTAAAGACGTGATTGCCATTGGTAAAATTTCTGATATTTTTGATGGTGAAGGTGTTACGGAATCTATCCGTACGAAATCAAATATGGACGGAATGGATCAATTTATCGCTGTGTTAGATAAAGATTTTAACGGTATGAGTTTCTTGAATTTAGTAGACTTTGATGCACTCTTCGGACATCGTCGTGATCCACAAGGTTATGCAGATGCGCTCGTTGATTTTGACGGTCGTTTAGTAGAAGTAATGGAAAAACTAACAGATGATGATCTATTAATTATTACAGCTGATCACGGAAATGACCCAACATACTCTGGCACAGACCACACACGTGAGTTTGTACCATTACTTGTATACTCACCACGCTTCAAAAATGGTGGTTCAGAATTAGAATTACGCAAAACATTTGCCGATCTCGGCGCAACAGTTGCGGATAATTTTGAAGTGAAAATGCCTGAATATGGAACAAGTTTCTTAAAAGACTTGAAATAG
- the xerD gene encoding site-specific tyrosine recombinase XerD — translation MNDLIEDFLHFLIVERGLSANTIKAYERDLRYFVSYMDVAKGLTDPNTLERSDIVGFMAFARQEGKSARSVARYIASLRSFFHYLMHDGKMSHDPMIQIETPKQAQGLPKVLNLDDVEKLLSSSDTSTPLGLRDQAMMEILYATGLRVTELVSLKMDDLHLHMGFIQTIGKGDKERIIPLGKTATTVLEKYLEEARPKLRRPKYRNDFVFLNHHGQGLTRQGFWKILKGIAKESGIEKPITPHTLRHSFATHLLENGADLRSVQELLGHADISTTQIYTHVTKLRLKDVYKQFHPRA, via the coding sequence ATGAATGATTTAATAGAAGATTTTTTACATTTTTTAATTGTAGAGAGAGGTTTATCCGCGAATACAATCAAAGCTTATGAACGAGATTTACGCTATTTTGTTTCTTATATGGATGTAGCGAAGGGATTAACAGATCCGAATACACTTGAACGAAGCGATATAGTTGGTTTTATGGCATTTGCAAGACAAGAAGGGAAATCAGCAAGAAGTGTGGCGCGCTATATTGCTTCACTGCGATCTTTCTTTCATTATTTAATGCACGATGGGAAAATGTCACATGACCCAATGATTCAAATTGAAACGCCGAAACAAGCCCAGGGATTACCAAAAGTTTTGAACCTTGATGATGTCGAGAAGTTACTTAGTTCCTCTGATACGAGTACACCACTTGGATTAAGGGACCAAGCAATGATGGAAATTTTATATGCGACAGGGCTTCGTGTAACGGAACTTGTCAGCCTGAAAATGGACGATTTACATCTTCATATGGGTTTTATTCAAACGATTGGTAAAGGAGATAAAGAAAGAATTATCCCGCTTGGAAAAACGGCAACAACTGTGTTAGAGAAGTATTTAGAGGAAGCGAGACCAAAACTTCGTAGACCGAAATACCGAAATGATTTTGTGTTTTTAAATCATCACGGCCAAGGACTCACAAGACAAGGTTTCTGGAAAATTTTAAAAGGTATTGCGAAAGAATCAGGCATTGAAAAGCCGATTACACCGCACACCTTGCGTCATTCATTTGCCACTCATTTACTTGAAAATGGGGCTGATTTAAGGTCGGTTCAAGAACTCCTTGGTCACGCCGATATCTCCACTACACAAATTTATACACACGTAACAAAGCTGCGGTTGAAAGATGTCTACAAACAATTCCACCCGCGCGCTTAA
- the fur gene encoding ferric iron uptake transcriptional regulator, with protein sequence MEGRIGRIKAQLHDASYKLTPQREATVRVLLENEKDHLSAEEVFLRVKDIAPDTGLATVYRTLELLTELRVVDKINFGDGVSRYDLRQEGAKHFHHHLVCLECGSVEEIQEDLLEDVEKIVESKWNFLVKDHRLTFQGICADCRQKSKKE encoded by the coding sequence ATGGAAGGTCGTATTGGACGCATTAAAGCACAACTTCATGATGCTAGTTATAAATTAACCCCACAGCGAGAAGCTACTGTTCGCGTTTTACTGGAAAATGAAAAAGATCATTTAAGTGCCGAGGAAGTTTTCTTGCGTGTGAAAGATATTGCACCTGACACTGGCCTTGCAACCGTTTATAGAACGTTGGAACTTTTAACCGAATTACGCGTGGTTGATAAAATTAATTTTGGTGACGGTGTTTCTCGGTATGACTTGAGACAAGAAGGCGCCAAACATTTCCATCATCATTTAGTATGTTTAGAGTGTGGTTCTGTAGAAGAAATTCAAGAAGATTTATTAGAAGATGTGGAGAAAATCGTCGAATCGAAGTGGAATTTTCTTGTTAAAGACCATCGACTGACTTTCCAAGGGATTTGCGCAGATTGCAGACAAAAATCTAAAAAAGAATAA
- a CDS encoding FecCD family ABC transporter permease, translating into MYMTTAEKRKKSRRVWTLIILSVLIFCTFTYSVNAGYSKLPFLEVIKSFFGMADAGTQLIVTEFRLPRIVIALLVGAGLAVSGTILQGISGNGLADPGILGINNGAGLAVMLYISFFPSTMDVPVLFMPFIGFVGAILTAFVVYGLSYSRSEGLLPNRLLLTGIAVAAAIAALITLLTVRLDPQNYQRYAEWMAGNIWASSWQYVYALLPWLIVLGAIAFMKVKTLDVLSFGDQVATGLGVRVEREKFVLLIVAVGLAAACVSVSGGIAFIGLIGPHIARKLVGSAHRWVMVTAALSGGLLLLLADTIGRLIIQPSEIFAGIVVAIIGAPYFLFLLAKAK; encoded by the coding sequence ATGTATATGACAACGGCAGAAAAACGAAAAAAATCGCGGCGAGTTTGGACGTTAATTATTTTAAGCGTGTTAATTTTTTGTACATTTACATATAGTGTCAATGCTGGTTATTCGAAATTGCCATTTTTGGAAGTGATTAAGTCGTTTTTTGGAATGGCGGACGCGGGAACACAACTTATTGTGACGGAGTTTCGTTTGCCACGGATAGTTATTGCGCTATTGGTTGGTGCAGGTCTTGCGGTTTCAGGAACAATCCTACAAGGGATTTCTGGAAACGGATTAGCTGATCCGGGAATTCTTGGGATTAATAATGGCGCGGGACTTGCGGTTATGCTTTATATTTCCTTTTTTCCTTCCACGATGGACGTTCCGGTGTTATTTATGCCATTTATTGGATTTGTCGGGGCAATTTTAACTGCGTTTGTTGTTTACGGACTTTCTTATAGTAGAAGCGAAGGATTGTTGCCTAATCGATTGCTTCTTACGGGGATTGCTGTTGCGGCGGCGATTGCGGCACTTATCACACTGCTTACGGTTCGGCTTGATCCGCAAAATTATCAACGCTATGCTGAATGGATGGCAGGAAATATTTGGGCTTCAAGCTGGCAATATGTTTATGCTCTTTTGCCATGGCTTATTGTTTTAGGTGCAATTGCTTTTATGAAAGTAAAGACGTTGGATGTGCTCTCTTTTGGAGACCAAGTGGCAACCGGACTCGGCGTTCGGGTTGAGCGAGAAAAATTTGTGCTTTTAATAGTAGCAGTTGGTTTGGCAGCTGCTTGTGTATCCGTTAGTGGCGGTATTGCATTTATTGGTCTAATTGGTCCGCATATTGCTAGAAAATTAGTTGGATCCGCACATCGCTGGGTGATGGTAACGGCGGCACTTTCTGGAGGGCTACTATTATTACTTGCGGATACGATTGGACGATTGATTATTCAACCATCCGAAATATTTGCTGGTATCGTTGTGGCAATTATCGGTGCACCTTATTTCTTGTTCTTGCTTGCAAAAGCTAAATAA
- a CDS encoding FecCD family ABC transporter permease produces the protein MDKSKQIKMNTRPTVAKFILSGGILLLLILALFGIAVGAADINLSTVWDALFHYNSSDTQHQIIRSLRVPRVVADMAIGAAFAVAGAIMQGITRNPLADSGLLGLNAGSTFMVAVCFAFMPWLSYNSLILFSFVGAAIGAFLVFGVSSLAGSAMSPTRLVLAGAAVSSLLTALSEGLAIYFQLSQDLAFWYAGGVAGVKWSQLAAIWPWLLGALIAAILLSRSITILSLGDDIAVGLGEKTTFVKIASMVVVLILAGLAVSVVGPVGFIGLIVPHLVRFLVGVDYRWIIPCSAVVGAFLTLAADIVARTINPPYETPISVIFALIGVPFFLYVARKERRNL, from the coding sequence ATGGATAAGTCAAAACAGATAAAAATGAATACAAGACCGACTGTTGCTAAATTCATACTTTCGGGTGGGATTTTGTTGCTTCTCATTTTAGCGTTATTCGGGATTGCGGTTGGTGCAGCCGATATTAATTTAAGTACGGTTTGGGATGCACTTTTTCATTATAATAGTTCGGATACGCAGCACCAGATTATACGTAGTTTACGTGTTCCTCGGGTGGTTGCGGATATGGCGATAGGGGCTGCTTTTGCGGTTGCTGGAGCGATTATGCAAGGAATCACTCGGAATCCACTTGCTGATTCAGGCTTGCTTGGGTTGAATGCTGGATCGACGTTTATGGTAGCAGTTTGTTTTGCATTTATGCCTTGGCTTAGTTATAATTCGCTCATTTTATTTTCTTTTGTTGGGGCGGCAATTGGGGCATTTTTAGTATTTGGCGTTAGTTCTCTTGCAGGGAGCGCAATGTCGCCAACGAGGCTAGTGCTTGCTGGAGCGGCGGTTAGTTCATTGCTTACTGCGCTTAGTGAAGGACTCGCGATTTATTTTCAGTTAAGTCAGGATTTGGCCTTTTGGTACGCGGGCGGTGTTGCTGGTGTGAAATGGAGTCAGCTTGCAGCGATTTGGCCTTGGTTACTTGGAGCGCTTATTGCGGCGATTTTGCTAAGTAGATCGATTACCATTTTAAGCTTAGGCGATGATATTGCTGTTGGTTTAGGTGAAAAAACTACTTTTGTTAAAATTGCTTCGATGGTTGTGGTGTTGATTTTGGCGGGGCTTGCTGTGTCGGTTGTTGGTCCGGTTGGGTTTATCGGCTTGATTGTACCGCATTTGGTACGATTTTTAGTTGGAGTAGATTATCGCTGGATTATCCCTTGCTCGGCGGTTGTTGGAGCCTTTCTGACATTAGCGGCGGATATTGTGGCGAGAACAATCAATCCGCCATATGAAACGCCAATCAGTGTTATTTTTGCATTAATCGGGGTTCCTTTCTTCTTATATGTAGCACGTAAAGAAAGGAGGAACTTATAA
- a CDS encoding iron-hydroxamate ABC transporter substrate-binding protein translates to MKKGIILLVSMLLIAVVLTACGDNKSAGKEKVEMRTYTMANGKKVEIPAHPKRIVASEYLGNIVLLGMKPVGARAKQMENPFLKGRVDGIADIGDPVSAEKVAELKPDLIIVSNDDEFEAMSKIAPTVLIPYATSKNVEEDVRQIADLVGEKKAGEAWLDKFHQKAKESRAKLAGKLDPNETVGIYEVQDKDFYVMGQNMGRGGQAIYNALQLKAPAKIQKDVLDGQDWQKISLEVLPEFAADRMFVTSTSSGSAKDGEKTLKDLTNSPIWKNLPTFKAGNVYQMDFDTMFYYDPLAVEGQLDIIVEKLLASN, encoded by the coding sequence TTGAAAAAGGGTATCATTTTACTCGTGTCAATGCTTTTAATTGCAGTGGTTTTAACTGCTTGTGGAGATAACAAATCGGCTGGAAAAGAGAAGGTCGAGATGCGTACATATACAATGGCAAATGGAAAGAAAGTAGAAATACCAGCACATCCGAAACGTATTGTGGCTTCGGAATATCTAGGGAATATTGTTTTGCTTGGAATGAAGCCTGTGGGGGCTAGAGCGAAACAAATGGAAAATCCGTTTTTGAAAGGGCGTGTGGATGGGATTGCAGATATTGGTGATCCAGTTTCAGCAGAAAAAGTGGCGGAATTAAAACCTGATTTAATCATTGTTTCAAACGATGACGAATTTGAGGCAATGTCGAAAATTGCGCCAACGGTGTTAATTCCGTACGCAACTTCAAAAAATGTGGAGGAAGACGTTCGCCAAATCGCGGACTTAGTTGGAGAAAAAAAGGCTGGAGAGGCGTGGCTAGATAAGTTTCATCAAAAAGCCAAAGAAAGTAGAGCGAAGTTGGCTGGCAAGTTAGATCCGAATGAAACAGTAGGGATTTATGAAGTACAAGATAAAGATTTTTATGTGATGGGACAAAATATGGGGCGAGGTGGTCAAGCGATTTATAATGCTTTACAACTAAAAGCACCAGCAAAAATACAGAAAGATGTTTTAGATGGGCAAGATTGGCAAAAGATTTCACTGGAAGTTTTACCTGAATTTGCGGCCGATAGAATGTTCGTTACAAGCACTTCTTCTGGGAGTGCTAAAGACGGCGAGAAAACATTAAAAGATTTAACGAACTCGCCAATTTGGAAAAATCTGCCGACGTTTAAAGCAGGGAATGTTTACCAAATGGACTTTGACACGATGTTTTATTATGATCCATTAGCGGTAGAAGGACAGTTGGATATTATTGTAGAGAAGTTACTTGCGTCCAACTAA
- a CDS encoding ABC transporter ATP-binding protein, whose product MKDLHTDNLQISYDKRIIVDGLDIAIPANKITALVGANGSGKSTILKTMSRLMKPSKGAVYLDGKTIHSQPTRDVAKQLAILPQNPSAPDGLTVFELISYGRSPHQSSFKSITAKDREIIFWSLRVTNLMELADRPIDSLSGGQRQRAWIAMALAQETDVLFLDEPTTFLDMTHQLDVLNLLKQLNQSENRTIVMVVHDLNHASRYAHHMIAIKEGKVIAEGTPTNVMTEQTLEDVFNIKADILIDPRSGVPLCLPYETCNGCEIVKELDSSAK is encoded by the coding sequence ATGAAAGACCTTCATACCGATAACTTACAAATTTCATACGACAAACGAATCATTGTTGATGGTTTAGATATAGCCATTCCAGCGAATAAAATAACCGCTTTAGTAGGTGCAAATGGCTCAGGGAAATCGACTATTTTAAAAACGATGTCCCGCTTAATGAAACCTAGCAAAGGCGCTGTGTATTTAGATGGCAAGACGATTCATAGTCAGCCAACGAGAGACGTTGCCAAACAACTAGCTATTTTGCCACAAAATCCTTCTGCACCTGATGGTTTAACGGTGTTTGAATTAATTTCTTATGGACGTTCCCCACACCAAAGTAGCTTTAAATCGATTACCGCAAAAGATCGCGAAATTATTTTTTGGTCATTGCGCGTGACGAATTTAATGGAGTTAGCGGATCGACCAATTGATAGTTTATCAGGTGGACAACGACAGCGTGCATGGATTGCCATGGCGCTTGCCCAAGAAACAGATGTACTATTTCTTGATGAACCGACGACCTTTTTAGATATGACGCACCAACTAGATGTACTTAATTTATTGAAACAATTAAATCAATCAGAGAACCGCACAATTGTGATGGTTGTTCATGATTTAAATCACGCATCTCGTTACGCTCACCATATGATCGCTATTAAAGAAGGGAAAGTCATCGCAGAAGGAACACCAACCAATGTCATGACTGAACAAACTTTAGAGGATGTTTTTAATATCAAAGCAGATATTTTAATTGATCCCCGCAGCGGTGTCCCTCTTTGCCTCCCCTACGAAACTTGCAACGGATGCGAAATTGTAAAGGAGCTTGATTCCAGTGCCAAATGA